In Prosthecochloris marina, one genomic interval encodes:
- a CDS encoding tetratricopeptide repeat protein: protein MLKDALGSYRGSVEELDRIIEQYPENAEAYYNRANAKNCTGDGKGAVDDYTMAIELGLRLREKFLAHGNRGITRADLGDVEGAMEDFTAIIKACPKSKRILKTALFNRSLLKRASGDFRGADQDYQYAVSVEIHKQ from the coding sequence ATGTTAAAAGATGCTTTGGGCAGTTATAGAGGCTCGGTCGAAGAACTTGACAGGATAATAGAGCAGTATCCGGAAAATGCCGAGGCATACTACAACCGTGCAAATGCAAAAAACTGTACAGGTGATGGCAAGGGTGCAGTAGATGATTACACGATGGCGATCGAGCTTGGGCTGAGACTCCGTGAGAAATTTCTTGCTCATGGAAACAGAGGTATAACCAGAGCCGATCTGGGTGATGTAGAGGGGGCGATGGAAGATTTTACGGCAATTATCAAAGCTTGTCCGAAAAGCAAGAGAATTCTGAAAACCGCCCTGTTTAACAGATCGTTGCTTAAAAGGGCAAGTGGTGACTTTCGAGGTGCCGATCAAGATTATCAGTATGCAGTATCTGTTGAAATACATAAACAATAA
- a CDS encoding YibE/F family protein, with amino-acid sequence MFFKKADIYFVAFVVVASVFLWFLPTGFEKPELQKNTLRERGKVVTVDDSDLKRVGLVLTGEQKMEIEILSGEFKGRSLVASNILMGQMSVDKLFREGDDILAVLKIDGKTGEIINARAAEHYRLDIELILFALFGLFLIGYARWTGFRALLSFVFTALAIWKVLIPLFLKGIPPLPIAFLIVSVTTSVVMLLITGFTRKGAVALSGAISGVGVTTVLAILFGAWFRVPGTVKDFAEMLLYSGFYSLNLTGIFLSGIFISAAGAVMDMAMDIAASQAEIVEKHPGVSRRELVVSGFRVGQSVIGTMTTTLLFAYSGSFTFVLMVFMAQGTPMEYIFNVSYVAAEILLTLVGSFGLVLVAPLTAVLGGFIYTARR; translated from the coding sequence ATGTTTTTTAAGAAGGCCGATATCTATTTTGTGGCATTCGTTGTTGTAGCATCAGTTTTTCTCTGGTTTTTACCAACCGGTTTCGAAAAGCCCGAACTTCAAAAAAATACTCTGCGCGAACGGGGAAAGGTCGTAACGGTTGATGACAGCGATCTAAAGAGGGTCGGGTTGGTTTTGACCGGTGAACAGAAAATGGAAATCGAAATCCTTTCAGGTGAGTTCAAGGGCCGCAGCCTGGTTGCTTCCAATATTCTGATGGGGCAGATGAGTGTCGACAAGCTTTTCCGGGAAGGTGACGATATACTTGCAGTTCTGAAAATTGATGGAAAAACCGGTGAAATCATCAATGCAAGGGCAGCTGAACATTACCGGCTCGATATTGAGCTTATCTTGTTTGCACTATTCGGGTTGTTTCTGATTGGCTATGCCCGGTGGACAGGATTCCGTGCTTTGCTCTCCTTTGTATTTACAGCGCTTGCGATATGGAAAGTACTGATCCCGCTTTTTCTCAAAGGTATTCCTCCGCTTCCGATTGCTTTTCTCATTGTTTCGGTTACAACCAGTGTGGTCATGTTGCTTATCACCGGTTTTACGCGCAAAGGTGCGGTCGCACTTTCAGGAGCTATAAGCGGGGTAGGGGTCACGACGGTCCTTGCAATCCTTTTTGGCGCATGGTTCAGGGTACCCGGGACGGTTAAGGATTTTGCAGAGATGCTTCTCTACAGCGGTTTCTATTCTTTGAACCTTACCGGGATATTTCTCTCGGGGATTTTTATTTCCGCAGCCGGGGCTGTCATGGATATGGCTATGGATATTGCAGCATCACAAGCTGAAATTGTTGAAAAACATCCAGGGGTAAGCCGCAGGGAACTGGTGGTTTCAGGTTTCAGAGTAGGGCAATCGGTCATTGGTACCATGACAACGACCCTGCTGTTCGCTTATTCGGGTAGTTTTACGTTTGTGCTGATGGTTTTTATGGCACAGGGGACGCCTATGGAATATATTTTCAATGTAAGCTATGTGGCTGCAGAAATACTCTTGACCCTTGTAGGCAGCTTTGGGCTTGTGCTCGTAGCGCCCTTGACAGCTGTGCTGGGAGGGTTTATCTACACGGCAAGAAGGTAA
- a CDS encoding thermonuclease family protein, which translates to MPEQTQTTTAAVVVAVTDGDTIKVTLPVADDREETLRILALDTEECHSDNDLSQKETHKGGKPITNLGNKAKKRARDLLSKDDSVTLIFPDNSPIEVALAKHRGNYGRLLCYIELQDKRDFQEIMIREGWSPYMSKYGYAQPEERHFSYIRAEALAQAEGRGIWSYRVFNGKRFRRYERLLPWWHLRARVIETFRAYQTQDPHDKILDSRIDYDEIRSKAQLEESATVFSELRQITLLDSEKVIVTTGSDNQPFKLFIPGIYSWEGQKILRLLEHRYLTIGYDGSTVEKGGTNYAYIKGPLKLYNGEPEITITKASQITDAPP; encoded by the coding sequence ATGCCCGAGCAAACCCAGACAACAACAGCCGCAGTCGTAGTAGCGGTTACCGACGGCGATACGATCAAGGTAACACTACCGGTAGCCGATGATCGGGAGGAAACCCTCAGGATACTCGCTCTCGATACCGAAGAGTGTCACAGCGATAACGATCTTTCCCAAAAAGAAACCCATAAAGGGGGAAAACCGATCACCAACCTCGGAAACAAGGCAAAGAAAAGGGCACGCGACCTACTGAGTAAAGATGACTCTGTCACGTTGATCTTTCCGGACAACTCTCCAATCGAAGTCGCTCTTGCGAAACACAGGGGAAACTACGGCAGACTACTGTGCTATATCGAGCTGCAAGACAAACGGGATTTTCAGGAAATCATGATTCGTGAAGGCTGGAGCCCATATATGTCAAAATACGGCTACGCCCAGCCCGAGGAAAGACACTTCTCTTACATCAGGGCAGAAGCTCTTGCCCAGGCAGAAGGAAGGGGAATCTGGAGTTACCGGGTATTCAACGGAAAACGGTTCCGCCGATACGAAAGGCTGCTTCCGTGGTGGCACCTCAGGGCGAGAGTTATCGAAACATTCAGGGCATATCAAACCCAAGACCCGCACGACAAGATCCTCGATTCAAGAATCGATTACGATGAGATCCGCAGCAAGGCACAGCTCGAAGAAAGCGCAACCGTTTTTTCCGAACTCCGGCAGATAACATTGCTCGATTCCGAAAAAGTTATCGTAACCACCGGCTCCGATAACCAACCATTCAAGCTTTTCATACCCGGGATTTACAGTTGGGAAGGACAGAAAATTCTCAGATTGCTCGAGCACCGCTACCTCACGATCGGCTATGACGGCTCGACTGTAGAAAAAGGCGGAACAAACTATGCTTACATCAAAGGACCGCTGAAACTCTACAATGGTGAACCTGAAATAACCATAACAAAAGCAAGCCAGATAACAGACGCACCTCCATAG
- the folP gene encoding dihydropteroate synthase, with amino-acid sequence MKHSNYRLQCRDRELDLTGQAKIMGILNSTPDSFFDGGSLSTGSRTTDIDRAVEKALKMVEEGADIIDIGGESTKPGAPKVDAEEELHRTLPVIRELRRQSDILISIDTYKAVVAEQALLAGAQIINDISGFSFDPNIATVCSRYRAAAVLMHTAGRPGNMKWSHQTQTADTDILDRVKNGLLDCTQNAEQHGICNIILDPGFGFGKSVSENYTLLRHLHDLHVLGRPLLVGLSRKSFLGKALQKHPDQDIPCPEKRLTATIAANAIALTNGANILRVHDIAEATETLAVAASANFS; translated from the coding sequence ATGAAACACAGTAATTACCGCCTGCAATGCCGTGATCGGGAACTTGACCTTACAGGACAGGCAAAAATCATGGGTATTCTCAACAGTACACCCGACTCATTTTTCGACGGCGGGTCTCTTTCAACAGGATCGAGAACAACCGATATCGACCGTGCCGTCGAAAAGGCACTGAAAATGGTAGAAGAAGGTGCTGATATCATCGATATCGGTGGAGAATCCACAAAGCCCGGAGCCCCGAAAGTTGACGCTGAAGAAGAGCTTCACAGAACCCTTCCGGTAATTCGAGAACTGAGAAGACAGTCGGACATCCTGATCTCCATAGATACCTATAAAGCGGTTGTCGCTGAGCAAGCGCTCCTTGCCGGAGCTCAGATAATCAACGACATTTCCGGCTTCAGTTTCGACCCGAATATTGCTACAGTATGTAGCCGATACCGCGCTGCAGCAGTCCTGATGCATACAGCCGGTCGCCCAGGAAACATGAAGTGGAGCCATCAAACACAAACTGCTGACACAGATATCCTGGATCGTGTAAAAAACGGCTTGCTTGACTGTACCCAAAATGCAGAACAACACGGAATATGCAACATTATTCTCGATCCAGGTTTTGGGTTCGGCAAAAGCGTATCCGAAAATTACACCCTGCTCCGGCACCTCCATGATCTTCATGTGCTGGGACGTCCATTGCTTGTCGGGCTTTCCAGAAAATCCTTTCTCGGCAAGGCACTACAGAAACACCCCGACCAGGATATCCCATGTCCCGAAAAGAGGCTGACGGCGACCATTGCAGCCAACGCGATAGCCCTGACCAACGGTGCCAATATCCTCAGAGTGCATGACATTGCAGAAGCAACAGAGACTCTGGCGGTCGCTGCATCAGCAAATTTTTCTTAA
- a CDS encoding outer membrane beta-barrel protein, translated as MLDRYWKKAVLTCCVFLGSFNLEAGPRLQQKNWEIGPEVFHQTYEEPGVMKEEGVMYGLQGAVEFHDFMPGPIHLLRVEGAYAWGEQDYTSGRTGDIDDIEVSFFEVRGILGHDIHFQNGVVTPYVGFGYRWKEDRAGGMVSTTGALGYDRESNYSYSPIGIAFEADLEKGWSIGGRVEYDLFWDGTQRSCFSELHPLNSDLVNDQNEGYGLRASLRVTRELDETFLLAVEPFWRYWDIEQSELGDFDEYNPFLGKVVQRTGYEPANSSTEYGVKVVLFF; from the coding sequence ATGCTCGATAGGTACTGGAAAAAAGCAGTGTTGACCTGCTGTGTTTTCTTGGGTTCTTTCAATCTGGAGGCGGGTCCGAGGTTGCAGCAAAAGAACTGGGAGATCGGTCCGGAAGTTTTCCATCAGACCTATGAGGAGCCTGGTGTGATGAAGGAGGAAGGGGTCATGTACGGTTTACAAGGTGCTGTTGAATTTCACGACTTCATGCCGGGGCCGATTCACCTGTTGAGGGTAGAGGGTGCCTATGCCTGGGGTGAACAGGACTATACCTCCGGCAGGACAGGAGATATCGATGATATCGAGGTTTCTTTTTTTGAAGTGCGAGGTATCCTCGGTCACGATATACATTTTCAAAATGGTGTTGTGACTCCCTATGTCGGATTTGGTTATCGCTGGAAAGAAGACCGCGCTGGTGGAATGGTTTCCACAACCGGTGCTTTGGGATATGACAGGGAATCGAACTATTCCTACAGCCCTATCGGGATTGCCTTCGAAGCCGATCTTGAAAAAGGTTGGTCGATAGGGGGAAGGGTCGAATATGATCTGTTTTGGGACGGTACACAGAGAAGCTGTTTCAGCGAACTGCACCCTTTGAACAGTGATCTGGTTAACGATCAGAATGAGGGATATGGTCTGAGAGCATCACTGAGGGTAACCAGGGAACTCGATGAAACATTCCTGCTTGCTGTCGAGCCGTTCTGGCGGTATTGGGATATCGAGCAATCCGAACTTGGTGATTTTGACGAGTATAACCCTTTCCTTGGCAAAGTGGTTCAAAGAACAGGATATGAACCTGCAAACAGTTCTACCGAGTACGGTGTAAAAGTCGTGCTTTTTTTCTGA
- the hcp gene encoding hydroxylamine reductase, which produces MGMYCDQCQESVQKTGCIARGVCGKSETTAKLQDMLVYVLEGIAVCVEASGRRVTPELGRFISEALFVTVTNTNFDDDAIVDKIFEALALRDEVKRSFSGVQLHDSAVWTGESKEDCIRKAETSGVAALSENEDLRSLKSLVLYGLKGLAAYTDHAAVLGYVDESIYDFYVKALASLTKEMNADQLTALVMETGETAVKAMALLDKANTETYGNPEITTVKTGVGNNPGILISGHDLHDMEALLKQTEGSGVDVYTHCEMLPAHYYPAFKKFSHFAGNYGSSWWSQDKEFASFNGPILMTTNCIVPVKESYRRRMFTTGNAGYEGVKHVPAPENGEAKDFSEIIELAKTCQPPTEIENGEIIGGFAHNQVIALADKVVEAVKSGAIQRFVVMAGCDGRQNTREYYTDVADALPEDAIILTAGCAKYRYNKLQLGDIGGIPRVLDAGQCNDSYSLAVIALKLKEVFGLEDINDLPISYDIAWYEQKAVAVLLALLSLGVKGIRLGPTLPDFLTPAVQSVLVEKFDIKPIGMVEEDVSAMMAGK; this is translated from the coding sequence ATGGGGATGTATTGTGATCAGTGTCAGGAAAGCGTCCAGAAAACAGGATGTATCGCTCGAGGTGTATGCGGTAAAAGTGAAACCACGGCAAAACTCCAGGACATGCTTGTGTATGTTCTCGAAGGTATTGCAGTGTGTGTCGAAGCCTCCGGCAGAAGGGTGACACCAGAGCTTGGCCGCTTTATCAGTGAAGCGTTGTTTGTTACGGTTACCAATACCAATTTCGACGATGATGCAATCGTTGACAAGATTTTCGAGGCGTTGGCTTTGCGTGATGAAGTGAAACGTTCATTTTCCGGTGTTCAGTTGCATGACAGCGCTGTATGGACAGGTGAAAGCAAAGAGGATTGTATCAGGAAAGCCGAAACATCAGGTGTTGCGGCACTCAGTGAGAATGAAGATCTGCGCTCTTTGAAAAGCCTGGTGCTTTACGGGCTCAAAGGGCTGGCTGCGTATACGGATCATGCAGCGGTTCTTGGTTACGTTGATGAATCGATTTACGATTTCTATGTCAAAGCTCTGGCCTCACTGACAAAAGAAATGAATGCCGATCAGTTGACGGCATTGGTCATGGAGACCGGCGAAACTGCCGTAAAGGCAATGGCACTTTTGGACAAGGCCAACACGGAAACCTATGGGAATCCTGAGATCACGACGGTGAAAACCGGGGTGGGAAACAATCCCGGTATCCTGATATCGGGCCATGATCTCCATGACATGGAAGCACTCCTGAAACAAACCGAGGGGAGCGGTGTCGATGTGTATACTCATTGCGAGATGCTCCCGGCACATTATTACCCAGCATTCAAGAAGTTCTCTCACTTTGCGGGTAACTATGGCAGCTCCTGGTGGTCCCAGGACAAAGAGTTCGCTTCGTTCAACGGGCCGATTCTGATGACTACCAACTGTATTGTTCCTGTGAAGGAGTCCTACAGGAGAAGGATGTTTACAACCGGCAATGCGGGATATGAAGGCGTGAAGCATGTACCGGCACCGGAAAATGGTGAAGCGAAGGATTTCTCCGAAATTATCGAACTGGCCAAAACCTGCCAGCCACCGACAGAGATCGAGAACGGTGAAATTATCGGCGGATTTGCGCACAATCAGGTTATCGCTCTTGCTGACAAGGTTGTCGAAGCGGTAAAGTCCGGTGCTATACAACGTTTTGTTGTCATGGCAGGCTGCGACGGTCGTCAGAATACACGAGAGTATTACACCGACGTTGCCGATGCGTTGCCTGAAGATGCGATTATTCTGACGGCAGGTTGTGCCAAGTATCGTTACAACAAACTGCAGCTTGGTGACATCGGGGGCATACCGAGAGTGCTCGATGCCGGGCAATGTAATGATTCCTATTCACTTGCGGTTATCGCGCTCAAACTCAAGGAGGTGTTCGGTCTTGAAGATATCAACGATCTTCCGATATCCTATGATATTGCGTGGTATGAGCAGAAAGCTGTAGCTGTATTGCTTGCATTGCTCTCGCTCGGTGTGAAAGGTATTCGGCTCGGTCCGACCCTGCCGGATTTTCTTACCCCTGCTGTTCAGTCGGTCCTGGTCGAGAAGTTCGACATCAAACCAATCGGTATGGTTGAAGAAGATGTGAGCGCCATGATGGCCGGGAAATAA
- a CDS encoding ATP-binding protein produces MKREIITIDQTKCDGCGDCVPGCPEGALQIIDGRARLVSDLFCDGLGACIGTCSKGAISIEERDAEPYDERRVMEEIIIKGGTNVIAAHLEHLKAHGEEEYLQQALAYLKEKGIENPINNDVQGNQSSEHEGCGCAGSVLMDFRKTGNDVEQGESTGQQKSELTQWPIQLHLVTPLAPCYRDSDLLLAADCTAFAIGAFHPAFMRGKSIAIACPKLDSGIDRYVEKLKSMIELANINTITVVIMEVPCCGGLVSIVNQALDKASRDVPVKKIVIGVRGDVLGER; encoded by the coding sequence ATGAAAAGAGAGATCATAACCATAGACCAGACAAAGTGTGACGGTTGTGGTGACTGTGTGCCCGGCTGTCCGGAAGGTGCATTGCAGATTATCGACGGTCGGGCAAGACTGGTCAGTGATCTTTTCTGTGACGGGCTCGGAGCGTGTATCGGAACTTGTTCAAAAGGGGCGATAAGCATCGAGGAACGTGACGCCGAACCCTATGATGAGCGGCGGGTTATGGAAGAGATTATCATAAAAGGGGGAACAAACGTCATTGCTGCACATCTTGAACATCTCAAAGCGCATGGAGAAGAGGAATATTTGCAGCAAGCGCTGGCTTACCTGAAAGAAAAAGGGATTGAAAACCCGATAAACAACGACGTGCAGGGCAACCAGTCGTCCGAACATGAAGGCTGTGGATGTGCCGGTAGTGTGCTTATGGATTTCAGAAAAACCGGCAATGATGTGGAACAGGGCGAATCAACCGGACAGCAGAAATCCGAATTGACGCAGTGGCCGATACAGCTTCATCTCGTAACACCGCTCGCTCCTTGCTATCGGGATTCGGATCTTTTACTTGCTGCAGATTGTACGGCATTTGCAATTGGAGCATTTCATCCGGCTTTCATGAGGGGCAAGAGCATAGCGATTGCATGTCCGAAACTCGATTCGGGAATAGACCGATATGTTGAAAAGCTGAAATCTATGATTGAACTGGCGAATATCAACACCATTACCGTTGTGATTATGGAAGTTCCCTGTTGCGGAGGGCTTGTTTCAATTGTCAATCAGGCGCTTGACAAGGCGTCCAGAGACGTGCCGGTTAAAAAGATTGTTATCGGTGTGAGGGGAGATGTTCTTGGTGAGCGTTGA
- a CDS encoding alkaline phosphatase, whose product MQNTRKPRSFFQSLVFGLMMSMLVVSISGCDDDDDDGSVNAPSSTDETAKYIFFFIGDGMASPQVNMTEAALADPNFRLVNGAITLGAMNLQHFPTAGMATTYAEDRYITGSAAAATALATGEKTSIGTISKNVAHTQDLKTMAEMAKEKGMKVGIVSSVSIDHATPACFYAHADSRNEYYNIASQMDESGFDYFGGGYAKGNFPGKGAGDVEIQMQNAGYEIVDNLGALKGVQPGQKCWAYTEYDGSGALFYEIDRMGTDHISLAEFTEQGIRLLDNPNGFFMMIEGGKVDWACHANDVVSATHDMVAFDDAIGIALDFYNQHPDETLIVVTGDHECGGLSLGYASTGYDTAFSLLKYQDISYQEYTEIVGSWKGTGKTFAAALEDVKEHFGLGDETLDPALALTDYERDQLEEAFDDSMNGGFDRNDEEVFLKYGPYYDPFTVTVTHILNQKAGISWTSYYHTGVPVPVYAIGAGGNSFSGSYDNTDVAKKIIEAGELN is encoded by the coding sequence ATGCAGAACACCAGAAAACCAAGAAGCTTTTTCCAGAGCCTTGTTTTTGGGCTAATGATGTCGATGCTTGTTGTGTCGATATCAGGTTGTGACGATGATGATGATGATGGGTCTGTAAACGCACCTTCATCCACCGACGAAACCGCCAAGTACATTTTCTTCTTTATCGGTGATGGTATGGCGAGTCCCCAGGTGAACATGACCGAAGCCGCTCTTGCCGATCCGAATTTCAGGCTTGTTAACGGTGCTATCACTCTCGGTGCTATGAATCTTCAGCATTTTCCTACTGCAGGTATGGCAACAACCTATGCCGAAGACCGTTACATCACCGGTTCTGCCGCCGCTGCAACAGCTCTTGCAACGGGTGAGAAAACTTCAATCGGCACCATTTCAAAAAATGTCGCTCATACCCAGGATTTGAAGACAATGGCTGAGATGGCAAAAGAAAAAGGCATGAAGGTCGGTATTGTTTCCAGTGTGAGTATCGACCATGCCACCCCCGCTTGTTTCTATGCGCATGCTGATAGCAGAAACGAGTATTACAATATAGCCAGCCAGATGGATGAAAGCGGTTTTGACTATTTCGGCGGTGGTTACGCGAAAGGTAATTTTCCAGGCAAAGGGGCTGGTGATGTCGAGATTCAGATGCAGAATGCAGGGTATGAAATTGTCGACAACCTTGGGGCTTTGAAAGGTGTTCAGCCTGGGCAGAAATGTTGGGCTTATACCGAATACGACGGTTCCGGGGCATTGTTTTATGAAATCGACCGCATGGGCACTGACCATATCTCTCTTGCTGAATTCACTGAGCAAGGTATCAGGCTGCTTGACAATCCGAACGGGTTCTTCATGATGATCGAGGGCGGTAAGGTTGACTGGGCTTGCCACGCCAACGATGTTGTCAGTGCAACGCATGACATGGTTGCTTTTGATGATGCTATCGGTATAGCGCTTGATTTTTACAACCAGCATCCTGACGAAACGCTTATCGTCGTGACCGGTGACCATGAATGCGGTGGCCTTTCGCTCGGCTATGCTTCTACCGGATACGATACTGCGTTCAGCCTCCTGAAATATCAGGATATTTCCTACCAGGAGTATACCGAAATAGTCGGGTCATGGAAAGGCACCGGTAAAACCTTTGCCGCTGCTCTCGAAGACGTTAAAGAGCATTTCGGTCTTGGTGACGAAACCCTCGATCCGGCACTTGCGCTGACCGACTATGAGAGAGACCAGCTCGAAGAAGCTTTTGACGATAGCATGAACGGTGGGTTCGACCGCAATGATGAGGAAGTTTTTCTGAAATACGGGCCTTACTACGATCCGTTTACCGTTACCGTTACACACATCCTCAACCAGAAGGCAGGTATCAGCTGGACAAGCTACTACCACACCGGTGTTCCGGTGCCTGTTTATGCTATCGGTGCAGGTGGGAACAGTTTCAGTGGCTCTTATGACAATACCGATGTAGCCAAGAAAATCATCGAGGCGGGAGAGCTGAACTAA
- a CDS encoding methyltransferase domain-containing protein, whose protein sequence is MLQLKTAGYIAIKNLRNHLGLTPEWQTQEELETVTDRYHKAFLDERFEVSKTLGGLFLAHELIDRSIRTGEQERMDDPSLTAAEKLKLIKALDNMNNMMSLYPQYISIIEPSIRKIAREKKRPARILELASGSGGFALAIAAQAKQSSLPVEITGSDIVEEYVEYSNRAAEEQNLPVRFKTINAFELDALDTCSCDIILISQSLHHFTPGQLARIIVQSRLHGAAEFLGLDGHRGTDLLAGVPLVAMLQGISALTLDGYTSARKFYSELELDLIAWIATGSKQHRTEFSWPLTVLSIPFS, encoded by the coding sequence ATGCTACAGCTCAAAACAGCTGGATATATCGCGATCAAAAACCTTCGCAACCACCTTGGGCTCACCCCGGAATGGCAAACCCAGGAAGAACTCGAAACAGTAACAGACCGCTATCATAAGGCTTTCCTTGATGAACGATTCGAGGTTTCAAAAACATTGGGAGGCCTTTTTTTAGCACACGAACTAATCGATCGGTCGATACGCACAGGGGAACAGGAGCGTATGGATGACCCATCCCTGACCGCCGCCGAAAAGCTGAAGTTGATCAAAGCACTTGACAACATGAACAATATGATGTCGCTTTACCCTCAATATATCTCGATCATCGAGCCATCAATACGTAAAATCGCCAGGGAAAAGAAACGGCCGGCAAGAATACTGGAACTGGCAAGTGGCTCAGGTGGATTTGCTCTTGCAATAGCAGCCCAGGCAAAACAATCGTCGCTGCCCGTAGAGATAACCGGTTCGGATATCGTCGAAGAGTACGTAGAATACAGCAATCGGGCCGCAGAGGAGCAAAACCTGCCGGTTCGTTTTAAAACCATCAATGCATTCGAGCTGGATGCTCTCGACACCTGTTCATGCGACATCATCCTCATATCACAGAGCCTCCACCATTTTACTCCCGGTCAGTTGGCGAGAATCATCGTACAAAGCCGTTTGCACGGTGCAGCTGAATTTCTCGGGCTCGACGGACACAGAGGAACCGATCTTCTCGCAGGGGTTCCTTTGGTGGCCATGCTGCAGGGAATTTCTGCGTTGACCCTTGACGGCTATACATCCGCAAGAAAGTTCTACTCCGAACTCGAACTCGATCTTATAGCCTGGATAGCAACCGGCTCAAAACAGCACAGAACAGAATTTTCGTGGCCACTGACCGTTCTCAGTATTCCGTTCAGCTAA
- a CDS encoding site-2 protease family protein, with protein sequence MGQQLSSRRRILAEQNYMLHAGLLITTLFTTLWAGAFWTGHPARFDSVSAFLQDLRYGIPYGVSLLVFLGTHEFGHFFAALYHRMRATLPYFIPVPPLPFLLSLGTLGAVIRIKDKIPNTRALFDTGISGPLCGFAVAFGLLVYGFTHLPPIDYIFTVHPEYKVLGGIPSPPPENTLFLGKNLLYLLLEKALAPAYSPPMTEMYHYPYLFTGWLGCFVTALNLLPVGQLDGGHIIYAMFGRKIHRASALTFLLIITVLGLPSLGLLLFELVSPGTTPFIPESVITWSWPGWVLWAFILARVLGTGHPPTMTDHQLSTGKRVTGWLAIIIFFLCFTPVPFGIT encoded by the coding sequence ATGGGGCAACAGTTGTCCTCTCGAAGACGCATACTTGCAGAGCAGAATTATATGCTGCATGCAGGTCTGCTCATCACCACCCTTTTTACAACACTCTGGGCAGGAGCCTTCTGGACAGGGCACCCCGCAAGATTCGACAGTGTTTCAGCATTTCTGCAGGATCTCCGCTACGGCATCCCATATGGTGTTTCACTGCTGGTTTTCCTCGGCACGCATGAGTTCGGCCATTTTTTTGCCGCCCTGTACCACCGTATGCGGGCCACGCTGCCATACTTCATCCCGGTTCCACCTCTCCCATTTCTCTTGAGCCTCGGAACTCTTGGCGCCGTCATTCGTATCAAAGACAAGATTCCCAACACGAGAGCATTGTTCGACACCGGCATTTCAGGACCTCTCTGTGGCTTTGCAGTAGCTTTCGGTCTGCTTGTTTACGGTTTTACACACCTCCCTCCGATTGATTATATTTTTACTGTTCATCCAGAATACAAGGTTCTGGGAGGTATTCCTTCTCCACCCCCGGAAAACACTCTTTTTCTTGGGAAAAACCTGCTTTACCTCCTGCTTGAAAAAGCGCTTGCCCCTGCATACAGTCCGCCAATGACAGAGATGTACCATTACCCATATCTTTTCACAGGATGGCTGGGTTGTTTCGTTACCGCCCTGAATCTATTGCCCGTCGGCCAGCTCGATGGGGGGCATATCATTTACGCAATGTTCGGCCGAAAAATCCATAGAGCGAGCGCTTTGACGTTTTTACTCATTATCACGGTACTTGGATTGCCGTCACTCGGCTTGCTGCTGTTCGAACTTGTTTCCCCCGGCACAACGCCATTTATTCCTGAATCCGTCATAACCTGGTCATGGCCGGGCTGGGTTCTGTGGGCGTTTATCCTGGCCAGGGTTCTTGGTACCGGTCATCCCCCCACAATGACAGATCACCAGCTCTCTACCGGAAAAAGGGTAACCGGCTGGCTTGCCATTATCATTTTCTTTTTGTGCTTTACCCCTGTTCCTTTTGGAATAACGTAA
- a CDS encoding RrF2 family transcriptional regulator: MRVLTKNTDYAVRALLVLGAHEGEYVSARKISEEQGIPYQFLRRILQDLCRHGLVHTKEGAHGGVMLDREPESIRIKEVIEIFQGKIELSECMFRKQLCSNRANCVLRHEILRIEQMVNREFEGITIGKLLDDLKALDDGKISGKSFVSVDNKIQET, from the coding sequence ATGAGAGTATTGACAAAAAACACCGATTATGCCGTAAGGGCTCTGCTTGTGCTTGGTGCGCATGAGGGTGAATACGTATCTGCCAGGAAAATTTCAGAAGAGCAGGGTATTCCTTATCAGTTCCTTAGGAGGATACTTCAGGATCTTTGCCGGCATGGTCTTGTGCATACCAAGGAAGGAGCTCATGGAGGAGTGATGCTCGATCGTGAGCCTGAAAGTATACGGATCAAAGAGGTTATAGAAATTTTTCAGGGTAAGATCGAACTTTCGGAGTGTATGTTTCGCAAGCAGCTCTGTTCGAATCGTGCCAATTGTGTGCTTCGCCATGAAATCCTGAGGATTGAACAGATGGTCAATCGGGAGTTTGAAGGGATAACAATCGGCAAGCTGCTTGATGATCTCAAGGCACTTGATGATGGGAAAATATCGGGTAAATCGTTTGTATCGGTTGACAATAAAATACAAGAAACGTGA